In bacterium, the sequence TCGATCGGGAACCCCTCGGTCCAGCCGGAGCCGCCGTTCAAGGTGTCGCCGTTGAAGCGCTGGAACGTGTTGAACCCGATTCCGGGATTGATCAGCACCTCATCGGTCTCGTTGAACCGCACCAGCACTGTCTCCTGGGCGTAAAGGAAGCCATAGGCGACGAGCACGGAAAGCAGCGCCGCCAGCCGAAATACTTTCATCGTATTCTCCTTGTACCGGTTGGAATTGATGGTGAGATTCTCAATTGCTGCCGCTTTCATAGACAATTCGGCCGTCGAACACCGTGTAATCCACCTTGAGCTGCATGATGCTGTCGGGCGGGGTCTGGGCGATGTCGGAGCTCAGGACCACGATATCGGCCAGCTTGCCGGGTGTGAGCGAGCCTTTCTCGTTCTCCCGGAACTCGGCGTAGGCCGAGCCGAGGGTGTAGTACTCGACGGCCTGCTCCAGGGTGATCTTTTCCTCCGGTATCCAGCCGGGGCCCTCCTCGCCCTTGCGGTCCTTGCGGGTGACCGCGGCGTAGAGGCCCTGCAGCGGGTCGAGCGGCTCGATGGGGCAGTCGGTGCCGAAAGCCAGGGCCGCCCCGGCCTCGCGCAGGCTGTTCCAGCAGTAGGAGTAGCGGCAGCGCTCCCAGCCCAGACGGTCCACGGCGAAATGCTTGTCGGAGATGCAGTGGGTGGGCTGCATCGAGGCGATCACCCCCAGGGCGGCAAAGCGCGGCAGATCGTCCTTTTTCAGGATCTGGGCGTGCTCGATGCGGTGACGAGCATCCCGGCGGCCGTTGGCGGCGATGGCCTTTTCCACCGCATTCAGCACGATATTGCTGCCCCGGTCGCCGATGGCGTGGATCGCCACCTGGAAACTGTCGCGGTCGGCGGCCAGGATCATGGCCTCCATCTCCTCGACCGGCGTGACCACTGTGCCGCTGGTGGAGGGGTCGTCGCTGTACGGCTCGAACATCGCGGCCGTGGCCGAGCCCAGGGTCCCGTCGATGAACCCCTTGAGCGGCCCGAAGCGGATATATTCGTTGTCACGGTACTTGTCGCGCAGAGTGTGGTACTCGGCCAGCTTTTCCGGGTCTGCGGTCAGGGGGTGGCCCACGTTGACCCGGAAAGTCAGCTCACCCGCGGCCAGGGCCTCCTCGAACAAGTCCTCCGACCCGTTGAAATGGGTCAGGCTGGTCACGCCCAGGCGGCGGGCCTCAGCGAGGGACAGGCGCAGGTGGCGCTGCCCGGCGACATGCCTGTCCTCCATCTGGTCATGCGGCTCTGAGGCCATCAGGCCCATGGCGTTCTCCTTGAGCACGCCGGTGGGCTCGCCGCTGGCCGGATCGCGCAGGATCTGCCCGCCCTCGGGGTCGGGGGTGTCTTTCGTTATTCCGGACAGCTTGAGCACAACTGAATTGACCAGGCGGCTGTGGCTGTCGTGACGGCTCAGGACCACCGGGTTGTCCGGACAGACCGAATCGATCAGCTCCTTGGTCGGCCAGGCCTTGCCGGGCAGGATGCTCTGGTCCCAACCCCGGCCGTACAGCCATTCGCCGGGCTTTGCCGTGGCCACGCGCTGCTTGACCCGGCGGGCGAACTCCTCGAACGTGTCCACGCCGCCCAGGTCGATTTTCTCCAGGGCCTCGCCGTTTGATATTATGTGCGCGTGGGCGTCATTGAACCCCGGCAGCACCGAGCGGCCCTTGAGCTCGATCACGCGGGTCACGCCGTCCTTGATATGGCGCCGTATCTGGTCATCCGTGCCCACGGCCAGGATATGCTTGCCGGACACGGCCACCGCGCTGGCGTGGGGATTGGCCTTGTCCACGGTGATCACCGCGCCGCCCAGCAGCACCAGGTCGGCCACCGGAGCCTTGGCGCAGGAAACACCGAGAACCGCCAGCAGAAGCAGCAATGAGGCCTGAGTCAGGTTCAGCATGTGCCTGTCATCCGCAAAAAGTGTTGAGCGGCCCGCCACATAAACGCCGCTGCGGGGGGATTGATTCGAGCTGGGGCCCTAAAGCCCGGAAACAACATAATAAGGAATCGGGGCCGGAAGGTCAAACAGGAAAGTATTTTTGAGGATACAAACAGAAGAGGGCCGCCGGCATCTATGCCGGCAGCCCTCTCTTTGCCTTGCAGCGGGGGCTCTCTGCGCCCGCTCAGGCGCGCAGGTCCACCACCTTGCCCAGCCTGTCATCGCGGCCGCCCGCTGGCGCGGGTTCCTGCTCGGTCACGCTGCTGATAAGCTGCATCACGCTGGAGGCCTGGTTGTCCAGGGCCCTGCGCTCCAGGGTGGTTTGGACTTGCAGCGCCAGGTTGATGCTGTCGAGATTCATCTCTGTGCCTCTTTCGTCCTGGCGCCGATTGTTCCGGGCAGCCCACGAGCCGCCCTTCGGGATTCCATTCCACTGGATTATATCGGCAGACCGGGGCGGGAGCTTTAACCTACACAGTCAGGCAAATCTTTTCTGAGCCGACTGCAGATCTTCCTTTATGGGTACACATGACCCTCACCGCTCAGAATGTTCTGGATGGCAAGGTTGCGTTGCTCGCAGAAGGGCCGGACACAGCGTTGATAAGGAAGTGGACGGCGGTCACGGGAAGCTTACTGGTGTAACCGTACCCAGGCGTAGTGTCTGAAACAGTTGAGACTGCATGCAAACAGACCCTCTACACACTCTAAACGTCTTCAGAATATTTACGGGACCACTTTTGAGAGAATCATTTTACAGATCGCACGCCCAACAGCCTGGATGAGTTGGGAGAGCTACTCTTTCAATCCCATGTCAGTATCAACACACACAAGCAGCATGCCTTGTACTTTCAAATGACAAATTACTGTTTCAGGATTGCATATTACAAAGAAAGGAATAACTTGGAGCTTCCAAACCTGATCTACACCTGAATGCACGCTCAGAAAAAAGACTTAACGCCAAAAGCCATTGAATCAAAGGTTGCCTGCCGTTGGTCGTGTACCTATAACTGTCCAGCTGTAACCATCTCTGTGATAGATATTCACCTGTTGAAACCCAGCCGACTCCAGTAGATTTTTAATCTCTTCTCGACGATAATATTTTGAGAACGTGGGATTTAATTGATCATAAATTGTCATATGGCGCACTTTGCGGGAATAACGTCCCAACTTATTCCTCATGTAATCCCGCATCGGAAGGGGGAGAAACCGACAAAGGAGCAGATACAAATCCAGAAAACAATTCAGCAGGTACACCAACCCATTGAGAAAGCAAGACGGCAGATGAACCGTAATAAAACGCAACGGCTGGACTATACTCAGGTACAACCGATTACCTTCTCGAGCGTACACCCAGATCAATACCTTCCCCCCGGGTTTCAAAGCGCTGAAGGCTGCTCTTACTACAGGATTCGGCTCCGGTATATGATGAATGACTCCGATTGAAAAAACATAGTCAAAACTCTGGTTCTGAGGGATTTCTTCTCCCCTCGCTTTGATATAGTTTACTCTTTTTGATCGCGCGGATGTGTTGATTTTCAACACATCATATGCCGCGGAAGGTTCAATGGCTGTAACTGCGGCCACATCTGCATCTAATAGCATGTTTACAACCCGACCGGTGCCACTGCCTATCTCAGCCACGTTACAATTCTTTAGAGATGCAATTTCCAGGAGAGGTCCTAAAACATTTTGCAAGTCCTCTATTGATCCATAATAACCAGGATTTTCCTTAAAAAGTAACCATTGTTCACCGAATCGTTTAATGGTATTCTCGGTTTCTTTAGCTGTATCCATTCTATCCATCCTCCACTAAACGATATCGAGATAAAACTGACAATCCGAATTCAGTAGAAAAGAATCCCTCGGAGCTCTCACATAGAGTATGGCATTTGCATGATGCGCGAAACGCCATGATCTTGGCGTATTATCTCGCAGCTTTCCACGGAGGCAGCATTTTCCTGAAATCTCTTTACTAAAGGATTTGCGATTATTGAAGCATACACCACGCCTTAACCGATATTTCCCATATTGGAATTGAAAATGTAAAAAATGACTCGCGTTTGCTTGGTTGCCTCTGATCGCCAACATTTCAGCCTCAAATAATACCATCGTGCTGGCGCTTTAAGCGTTCTTCCTGAGATTCTTCTTCCCGGCGATGGCTTACATCACTTGGTCTTTGCCCATCCGAACGGAACGGTTGACATCCCCGTATCCACCAAGACGACTTGCTGCCGCTTGACGTGACGGAATCTCTATCCTATGCTGAACGTGGCGTCCAGTCCCTCTATCGCTGAGACTTTTAACCCAGACTCGAATAATCCCAATGCCTCCAGGCTCACGGTAAGCATTGAGACTTGCCTCAGAAGTAACCTTTGAAGCCTGAAATTCCAGTCGGAGACTAATACTGTCAAAACTGACCTTTCACCTTGAGTCGAAATATACTCGCCCTGTTAATTCGTAATTTTCGCAGCAATATAATACCCAGGGACGGCTTAGAAAACCAATTGCACTCTCGACATGGCGAAGTCCGGTTCACTGGCCGCCATCCCAGGGCCGCAGGAGCCCGTGCTCCAGGCCGAAGCGGTCGAGCACCCGCGCGGCGACAAAATCCACCAGGTCCTCGATTTTCTGCGGATTGTGGTAAAACGCCGGGCTGGCCGGTAGCACCACCGCCCCGGCCAGGGTGACCGCGCGCATGCTCTCGATCACGGTCAGGCTGTAGGGAGTCTCTCGCAGCACCAGCACCAGGGGGCGACGTTCCTTGAGGCAGACCTCGGCCGCGCGCTCTATCAGGCTGCGGCAGGCCCCGACAGCGACAGCGCTCAGTGTCTTGACGCTGCACGGGCAGACCACCATGCCCAGAGTGCGGTGGCTGCCGCTGGCCGGGGGCGCGCCCAGGCAGTCGTTGGCGTACTCGCGGAAACGGCTCGTGCCGATCCCCTTTCCGTCCAGGTGCGGCAGAAGCGCACCCTCGGAGGGCACATCCGTTTCGCGGCGCAGCATGTCGCGGCCCATATCGCTGGCGACAAGCTCCACGCTCTGCCCCAGGCGAGCCAGCTCACGCAGCAGGGCCAGGGCGTAGGGCGCTCCGCTGGCGCCGGTGACCGCCACTGTCAGGGGAGATTTGTTATCCGTGGACATTTATCCTCAGAGCAGCCGGTCGGCAAGGTTGAGGCCCAGGAAAATGATACTCACCGCGCCGTTGACCGTGAAAAAAGCCGCGTTGACCCGGCTCAGGTCATCCGGTGACACCAGCGAGTGCTCGAAAGCCAGCATCGCGCCGATCAGCGTCACCCCCACCCAGTACAGGATCCCCACCGGGAAATACGAGCCCACCGCGCCCAGGGCGGCGAAAGAAAGCAGGTGCAGGGCGCGCGACAGCCACAGCGCCCGCGCCGCGCCCAGGCGCGCCGGGACCGAGAACAGGCCCTGCTCCCGGTCGAAAGCCTCATCCTGCAGTGAGTAGATGATGTCGAACCCGGCCACCCAGAGCACCACCGCCAGGGCCAGCATCAGCACCCCGAACGTCAGCGTGCCGGTCACCGCGATGAACGCCCCCACCGGCGCGATCGACAGGGCCAGGCCCAGCACCAGGTGGCTGGCCGCGGTGAAATACTTGGTCCAGGAATAGGCGAATATCACGGCCAGGGCAATCGGGCTGAGCGCCAGGCAGAGCTTTCCCAGCAGCGCGGCCGAGACCTCGAACACGCCCACCGCGGCGGCCACGAACAGCCAGACCTGCCAGCGGCTGAGCCGCCCCGCGGGCAGGTGACGGCCCCGGGTGCGGGGGTTCGCCGAGTCCACCCGCTGGTCTATCAGACGGTTGAACGCCATGGCCGCCGAGCGCGCCCCGGTGAACGCGGTAACTATAAGCAGCACCTTGAGCCAGGTGACATCCGCGCTGTAGCTTGCCAGCACCACCGCGGTCAGGGCAAAGGGCAAGGCGAAAAGTGTGTGCGGCAGCATCACCAGCCCGCTGAAATCCGCTGCCAGGCCGTTCAGGCCCTCCCCCGACGCTTCCGTACGCTCAGCTTTCAAGCCCCAGTCCTTTCCACAGACGGTCGATTTTGCTTTTCACCTCGTCACTCATCACGATCTTGTCGGGCCAGGGGCGGCTGAACCCCTCCTCGGCCATCTTGCGGGTGCCGTCCAGCCCCAGCTTGCTGCCGTAGTGCGGCAGGCGGCTGGCGTGGTCCAGGGCATCCACCGGGCCGGGGGTGAATATGGAGTCGCGCTGCGGGTCGATGTTGTTGAGCGCGGCCCACCAGGCCTCGGCGGGGCAGCGCACGTCCACACTCTCATCCACCACCACCAGCACCTTGGCCAGCATCATCAGACCCTGGCCCCACAGGGCGTGCATCACCTTGAACGCCTGCCCCGGGTAGCGCTTGCGGATAGAGACGAAGACCAGATTGTGGAACACCCCCTCGGGCGGCATGTGGTAGTCCACTATTTCCGGGACCACCAGACGCAGCAGGGGCAGGAAAATGCGTTCCGTGGCGTGGCCCATCCAGTAGTCCTCCATGGGCGGCGGCCCCACCACCGTGGCCGGGTAGACCGGGTCGCGGCGCGTGGTGAGCGCGGTCACATGGAACACCGGGTAGTCATCCTCCAGGCTGTAGTAGCCGGTGTGGTCGCCGAAGGGTCCCTCGCGGCGCAACGGCTCTGACGGGTCGACATAGCCCTCCAGCACGAAATCCGCCCCGGCCGGGACCTCCAGGTCCACCGTGCGCGCCCGGACCAGCTCCACCGGCTCGCGGCGCAGGAACCCGGCGAACAGGTATTCCTCGATGCTGTCTGGCAGAGGGGCGCTGGCGGCGTAGGTCAGGGCCGGGTCGCCGCCCAGGGCCACGGCCACCTCCAGGCGCTGCCTGAGCCGTCGCGCTTTCTCGAAATGCACGGCCCCGTGCTTGTGAAGGTGCCAGTGCATGCCGGTGGTGCGGCGGTCGAACACCTGCATGCGGTACATGCCAACGTTGCGCATGCCGGTCTCGGGGTCCTTTGTAATCACCTGCGGCAGGGTGAAATACGGGCCGCCGTCCTGCGGCCAGCAGGTGAGTACGGGCAGCGTACCCAGGTCCACCGCCTCCCCCTCGGCCAGCACCTCCTGCACTGCCGCCTCGCTCTTGACCGTGCGCGGCGGGTACTTGGTCATCTCTGCCAGCTTGGGCAGAAGGGCCAGCTTGCCCAGCAGGGATTCCGGCACGCGGGTGTCGAGCAGGCCCTCGATCCGGCCGGCGATTTCCTCCAGATTCTCCACTCCCAGGGCCAGGGCCATGCGCCGCGCACTGCCCATGAGGTTGATCGAAAGAGGATAGTGGCTGCCCTCCACGTTCTCGAACAGGAGCGCCGGCCCCCCGGCGTGCATCACCCGCGTGGCGATCTCGGTGATTTCGAGATTCGGGCTGACCCGTTCGCGGATACGCCGCAGCTCGCCCTCGCGTTCCAGGCGTATGATAAATTCCCGCTGGTCCCTGTAAGCCATTTACACCGCCGAAAAAGTATTATATGTTCCACTGCCTTGATTTTCCGGAACTCATGGCTTAAAGATAGTCCGCCCTCCCCGCCTGTCAAGCCGCAACGCGGCCCGAAAACCTGCCAGTCAGGATTGACACCTTTCACCGCGTGGATTATCTTAAACCATTGAGCCGTGCCCAAAAATATCAAACGATATATGGAGGCTTCAAATGGATATCTTCGAATTTGCGATGAAGTTCGAGAAGGATGGGGAAAACTACTACCGTGAAATAGCCGCAAAGGCTGGAGACAAAGGCCTGGCGACAATCATGAACATGCTGGCGGATGAGGAGGAGCACCACTGGCAGGTCCTTTCCGAGATGAAACGACGCACGCCCAAGCTGCCCCCGACCGACATCCTGAAGAACGTGAAGAACGTATTCGAGAAGAACGCCGGCAACAAGGGCTTTTTCAATCCGGACAAGGCCCAGGTGGAGCTGTACAAGCACGCCCAGGAGCTGGAGAAGCAGAGCGAGGATTTCTACCGCGCCAAGGCCGCCGAAGTGAAAGAGGCCGCCCAGAAAGACATCCTGGCGCGCCTGGCCGAGGAGGAGCACCGTCACTATTTCGTCCTCGAACACATCATCCAGTTCGTGAGCCGTCCCGAGAACTGGCTGGCCGACCGCGAGTTCACCAACCTGGACAAGTTCTGAGAGCTGTCCGGACAGAGAGTATCCCGCACCCCCGCCGGTGTCCGCACCGGACGGGGGTGTTTTTGTGGGCGGTCCGCCCCTGCACGAATAAGATCAGAGATGTCACTCCGTCCCAAACGGCCCGCAGGCCGTCGCAGTTCTTTTGGGGGCCGCACTTGTCTGAGCCTCCCGCCAGGGCAGCGTGCAATCGAACGTGAAACGGCCGGGGCTCAAATTGCCGTACTGTCCGGCGGCGATTCGCGGCAGCGCCGCCGCTGCATCGCGCGAGCGGTATCAACACTCCGTAAACACTTAAGATCGAAGCGGAGGCGTGGTCTGGACGAGTTTGCGGCCTGCGCTGGCTTTGCTGCTTTGGCCGAAACCAAAGCAGAACAGAGTCTTTCGTCTTCTCACTGCAACTCCCTAACCGGACATTGCTGGGCAAGACCGAAAGGGCGGAAGGAAAACCGAGTGGAAATATGAGTCGCTCCTTCAGTGTAAAATTCATCAACAAGGCCGTTACAGGCCCGCGGCTTGACAGGCACGCGCCCCGGCCGGTACTTTAAAAAAGGATTGAGAACGGCTGTCCCGGAAGGTTCGTTCACGGTAAGTATGGGGGCAAAGAATGCGTTACAGAACTTTCGGACGCCTGGGCTGGCAAGTAAGCGAGCTGAGTTTCGGGGCCTGGGCTATCGGCGGGGACGCCTGGGGCGCCACCGATGACAGCGAGTCGCTCCGCACCCTGGAGGAGGCCCTGGATTCGGGGATCAATTTCATCGACACGGCCCAGGCTTACGGCGACGGGCACAGCGAGGAACTGATCGGCCGCACGCTCGCCGCGCGGGGCAGCGGGGCACAGCGGGTCTACGTGGCCACCAAGATACCGCCCGCGGACAAGAAACTCTGGTGGGTGGACCCGGATTACGATGACATCCAGCGTTTCTACCCCTCCGCCTACCTGCGCGAGCGGGTGGAGCTGTCGCTGAAACGCCTGAAAGTGGGGACCTTGGACCTGATCCAGCTCCACACCTGGACCTCGGGGTTCAACAAGTACACCGAGTGGCAGGAAACTCTGGAGGACCTTCGCCGCCAGGGCAAGCTGCTGGCCTACGGCATCTCGGCCAGCGAGCAGCGTCCGGCGGATGTCACCCCCCTGGTCGAGGCCGGGCGGATAGACAGCGTGCAGGTGATCTACAACCTGTTCGAGCAGGGCACCGGGCGATCCGTTCTCGCCCCCTGCGGCCGTAACGGCGTGGCCACGATCATCCGTGTGCCGCTGGACGAGGGCTCGCTCACCGGCAAGTTCACCGCGCAGACAATTTTTGCCAAGGGCGATTTCCGCCGCCACTATTTCCGCGGCGGCAACCTGAAAGTCACCCTGGAGCATGTGGAACTGGTGCGGCGGTTCAAGGCGGAGCGCCACCCGGAGCTGAGCCTGGTCGACCTGGCGTTGCTGTTCACCCTGAGCCACCCGGATGCCGGCACGGTGATCGTGGGGCTGAAAAACCGCGAGCAGTTGCGCCAGAACCTGAAAGTGACCGGCATGGAGCTGTTCAAGCCCGCGGCCCTGGCCGAGCTGGCGCAATTTGAATGGAACCGCGACCCCTGGAGCCAGGACCTCAAAGCCTGAGCCTCGGCGCATTTGTATTCCGTATGGGCCGTTCCGGCCGGATCAGTCGGGCGGCCCCTTTTTATGACCCACGCGGGGACCGGCGATCAGAGGGCCTCCGGCCGAAAGCCCTTGAGAATTCCTCCCGCCGGGGTTACAATTACGAAGGAGTTTTTGGATATTCCGGCGAAGCCGCGCCAAGCAAAAGGAGAGTATCCCGGATGGAAACGAGCGGCAGGGCCGCCCTGGTGACCGGTGGAGCGCGCCGTATCGGGCAGGCGATAGCCCTCAGCCTGGCTGCGCTGGGCTACGACATCGCCCTGCACTACCGCAGCTCGCGCGAGGAGGCCGAGCGGACCGCCGAGCAGGTGCGCACCCTGGGTGTGAGCTGCAGCCTGCTGCGCGCAGACCTGTCCCGCCGCGCCGAGACCCGCAGCCTGATCTCCAAGGCGCGCAAGGCGTTCCCCGAGTTGAGCGTGCTGGTAAACAACGCCTCGATCTTCCGCCGCGGGCCGATCGCCGAGACCACGGAAAGCCTGCTGGATGAGCACCTGGAGGTGAATTTCATCGCCCCGTTCCTGCTCACCCGCGATTTCGCCGCCAGTTGCACCTCGGGCGTGGTGATCAACCTTCTGGACACCCGGGTCGCGGCCAGCGGGTCGATTTACGCCGCCTACACCCTGTCCAAGAAAGCCCTGGCCGAGCTGACCCGTCTGGCAGCGGTGGAGTTCGCCCCGGCAGTGCGGGTCAACGCCGTGGCGCCGGGTCTGATCCTGCCGCCGGAGGGTGAGGGCCCCGAGTACCTGGAACGCCTGGCGCTCAAGGCGCCGCTGGGCTGCGTGGGCTCGTTGGAGGCGGTCACCTCGGCGGTGGTCTACCTGCTGCAGAATGATTATGTCACCGGTCAGGTGCTCTTCGTCGACGGGGGGGAGAGCCTCTGATGCTGGTCAGCCTGAAAATCAAAAACCTGCGCCTTCGCTGCGTGATCGGCCTGAACGACTGGGAGCGCGAGAAAAAGCAGGACGTGGTGCTGAATGTCGAGCTGAAATACGAGGCCGGCGCGGCGCTGGCGGGTGATGTGGTGGAGGAGGCGGTGGATTACAAAAAAGTCAGCAAGCGCATAATCACCGCGGTGGAGGCGACCAGCTACCGCATGCTCGAATCCCTGGCCGCCGCAGTGCTGGAACTGGTCATGCAGGAGCCGCGGGTGACTGAGGCCACGGTGGAGGTGGACAAGCCACACAGCCTGCGTTTCGCCGATTCGGTCTCGGCCTCGCTGAGTGCCCGGAGGCAGCCATGAACCGCGCGGTGCTCTCTGTCGGCTCGAACATCCAGCCCGAGCGCCACGTGCGGCGGGCCCTGGCCCTGTTGCGGCGTGAGGGGTGGCTGCGCAGTGTGAGCGCTTTCGTGCACACCGCGCCGTTGGGGATCACCGACCAGCCCGATTTCCTGAACGGCGCGGTGCTGGTCGAGACCGAGCTGGAGCGCGCGGCGCTAAAGCACCGTCTGCGCGGGATCGAGGACCGCCTGGGACGCCTGCGCCAGGGGCCGCGCTACGGGCCGCGCACAATCGACCTGGATATTGTGGTCTGGAACGGCTGGGTGGTGGATCGGGATTTCTATGAACGCGATTTTGTCCGTCACGCCGTGCTGGAGCTTCTGCCGGCGGTCAAGTCCGGCCGTTTCGGCGGGGCGCACGGGGCGGCGTGACAGGTGCAGACTGAGCGGCGCGTGCCTGCCCCGCTCGTTAACTTACGATTCCTGAAAGGTGACTGAATGCCGAGAGCCAAAAGGCCCGCCGGGCCGCGCAAGCCGAACAAAGAAGTCGAGGAGCAGGCCCTGTTCGCCGGGCGCTGCTGCCTGGGGAAAAAGGCTGAGGACGTGCAGATTCTGGACCTGAGGAAAGTTTCGGACCTGGCGGACTTTTTCGTGGTGTGTGAGGGGTATACCGATATCCACGTACGCTCGGTGGCCGAGTTCGTGATCGACGAGGTGGAGAAGCGTTTCAACAGCCGGCCGAACCACGTGGAGGGCATGGAGAACGGACGCTGGGTGCTGCTGGATTATTTCGACTACGTGGTGCACGTGTTCCAGCCCGAGGCGCGACGTTTCTACCAGCTCGAACGCCTGTGGGGGGATGCCCCGGCGCGCAAGATCGAGGATGAGCCGGCCGCGGCGGCCGAGAGCAAGGGCGAGTGATTGAGGCGAGGCCGGGCGGCTACGCCCGGCGTGGTTAAATATGTCGATAAATGAAGGGGTACGGCACGCCGTGTCCCTTTTTTTATTCACTTCCCGCTACATACTGCATTCCTGTCGTAGGGGCGACATACATGTCGCCCAGCATTTATGTCTGGATTAACTGTATAATCGCTGCAAAGGCTTTTCGTTCTCTTGGTGACGGCCAAGAGAACCAGAAGCCATTGGGGGGCCGTAAACTCGCCCGGGCCTTTTGGGCTTTTCAACCGTCGGTGTGCACGGGGCTCCTGCACGCTGCCCACGCTGCGGGGCGACGCTGGCGCTGATTGCCCGCCGGGCCTGCGGCTACGCTCCTGGTTTCGGTGTGCACGGGGCGGCTACTCCGCTCCTCCGGCGAGGCTCGGACATACGGCCTCCCGGCGGC encodes:
- a CDS encoding UbiX family flavin prenyltransferase — encoded protein: MSTDNKSPLTVAVTGASGAPYALALLRELARLGQSVELVASDMGRDMLRRETDVPSEGALLPHLDGKGIGTSRFREYANDCLGAPPASGSHRTLGMVVCPCSVKTLSAVAVGACRSLIERAAEVCLKERRPLVLVLRETPYSLTVIESMRAVTLAGAVVLPASPAFYHNPQKIEDLVDFVAARVLDRFGLEHGLLRPWDGGQ
- a CDS encoding aldo/keto reductase — encoded protein: MRYRTFGRLGWQVSELSFGAWAIGGDAWGATDDSESLRTLEEALDSGINFIDTAQAYGDGHSEELIGRTLAARGSGAQRVYVATKIPPADKKLWWVDPDYDDIQRFYPSAYLRERVELSLKRLKVGTLDLIQLHTWTSGFNKYTEWQETLEDLRRQGKLLAYGISASEQRPADVTPLVEAGRIDSVQVIYNLFEQGTGRSVLAPCGRNGVATIIRVPLDEGSLTGKFTAQTIFAKGDFRRHYFRGGNLKVTLEHVELVRRFKAERHPELSLVDLALLFTLSHPDAGTVIVGLKNREQLRQNLKVTGMELFKPAALAELAQFEWNRDPWSQDLKA
- a CDS encoding ferritin family protein is translated as MDIFEFAMKFEKDGENYYREIAAKAGDKGLATIMNMLADEEEHHWQVLSEMKRRTPKLPPTDILKNVKNVFEKNAGNKGFFNPDKAQVELYKHAQELEKQSEDFYRAKAAEVKEAAQKDILARLAEEEHRHYFVLEHIIQFVSRPENWLADREFTNLDKF
- the folK gene encoding 2-amino-4-hydroxy-6-hydroxymethyldihydropteridine diphosphokinase, which produces MNRAVLSVGSNIQPERHVRRALALLRREGWLRSVSAFVHTAPLGITDQPDFLNGAVLVETELERAALKHRLRGIEDRLGRLRQGPRYGPRTIDLDIVVWNGWVVDRDFYERDFVRHAVLELLPAVKSGRFGGAHGAA
- a CDS encoding amidohydrolase, which produces MLNLTQASLLLLLAVLGVSCAKAPVADLVLLGGAVITVDKANPHASAVAVSGKHILAVGTDDQIRRHIKDGVTRVIELKGRSVLPGFNDAHAHIISNGEALEKIDLGGVDTFEEFARRVKQRVATAKPGEWLYGRGWDQSILPGKAWPTKELIDSVCPDNPVVLSRHDSHSRLVNSVVLKLSGITKDTPDPEGGQILRDPASGEPTGVLKENAMGLMASEPHDQMEDRHVAGQRHLRLSLAEARRLGVTSLTHFNGSEDLFEEALAAGELTFRVNVGHPLTADPEKLAEYHTLRDKYRDNEYIRFGPLKGFIDGTLGSATAAMFEPYSDDPSTSGTVVTPVEEMEAMILAADRDSFQVAIHAIGDRGSNIVLNAVEKAIAANGRRDARHRIEHAQILKKDDLPRFAALGVIASMQPTHCISDKHFAVDRLGWERCRYSYCWNSLREAGAALAFGTDCPIEPLDPLQGLYAAVTRKDRKGEEGPGWIPEEKITLEQAVEYYTLGSAYAEFRENEKGSLTPGKLADIVVLSSDIAQTPPDSIMQLKVDYTVFDGRIVYESGSN
- a CDS encoding dihydroneopterin aldolase; its protein translation is MLVSLKIKNLRLRCVIGLNDWEREKKQDVVLNVELKYEAGAALAGDVVEEAVDYKKVSKRIITAVEATSYRMLESLAAAVLELVMQEPRVTEATVEVDKPHSLRFADSVSASLSARRQP
- a CDS encoding menaquinone biosynthesis decarboxylase; translated protein: MAYRDQREFIIRLEREGELRRIRERVSPNLEITEIATRVMHAGGPALLFENVEGSHYPLSINLMGSARRMALALGVENLEEIAGRIEGLLDTRVPESLLGKLALLPKLAEMTKYPPRTVKSEAAVQEVLAEGEAVDLGTLPVLTCWPQDGGPYFTLPQVITKDPETGMRNVGMYRMQVFDRRTTGMHWHLHKHGAVHFEKARRLRQRLEVAVALGGDPALTYAASAPLPDSIEEYLFAGFLRREPVELVRARTVDLEVPAGADFVLEGYVDPSEPLRREGPFGDHTGYYSLEDDYPVFHVTALTTRRDPVYPATVVGPPPMEDYWMGHATERIFLPLLRLVVPEIVDYHMPPEGVFHNLVFVSIRKRYPGQAFKVMHALWGQGLMMLAKVLVVVDESVDVRCPAEAWWAALNNIDPQRDSIFTPGPVDALDHASRLPHYGSKLGLDGTRKMAEEGFSRPWPDKIVMSDEVKSKIDRLWKGLGLES
- the rsfS gene encoding ribosome silencing factor → MPRAKRPAGPRKPNKEVEEQALFAGRCCLGKKAEDVQILDLRKVSDLADFFVVCEGYTDIHVRSVAEFVIDEVEKRFNSRPNHVEGMENGRWVLLDYFDYVVHVFQPEARRFYQLERLWGDAPARKIEDEPAAAAESKGE
- a CDS encoding class I SAM-dependent methyltransferase, yielding MDTAKETENTIKRFGEQWLLFKENPGYYGSIEDLQNVLGPLLEIASLKNCNVAEIGSGTGRVVNMLLDADVAAVTAIEPSAAYDVLKINTSARSKRVNYIKARGEEIPQNQSFDYVFSIGVIHHIPEPNPVVRAAFSALKPGGKVLIWVYAREGNRLYLSIVQPLRFITVHLPSCFLNGLVYLLNCFLDLYLLLCRFLPLPMRDYMRNKLGRYSRKVRHMTIYDQLNPTFSKYYRREEIKNLLESAGFQQVNIYHRDGYSWTVIGTRPTAGNL
- a CDS encoding SDR family oxidoreductase; this translates as METSGRAALVTGGARRIGQAIALSLAALGYDIALHYRSSREEAERTAEQVRTLGVSCSLLRADLSRRAETRSLISKARKAFPELSVLVNNASIFRRGPIAETTESLLDEHLEVNFIAPFLLTRDFAASCTSGVVINLLDTRVAASGSIYAAYTLSKKALAELTRLAAVEFAPAVRVNAVAPGLILPPEGEGPEYLERLALKAPLGCVGSLEAVTSAVVYLLQNDYVTGQVLFVDGGESL
- the ubiA gene encoding putative 4-hydroxybenzoate polyprenyltransferase — encoded protein: MKAERTEASGEGLNGLAADFSGLVMLPHTLFALPFALTAVVLASYSADVTWLKVLLIVTAFTGARSAAMAFNRLIDQRVDSANPRTRGRHLPAGRLSRWQVWLFVAAAVGVFEVSAALLGKLCLALSPIALAVIFAYSWTKYFTAASHLVLGLALSIAPVGAFIAVTGTLTFGVLMLALAVVLWVAGFDIIYSLQDEAFDREQGLFSVPARLGAARALWLSRALHLLSFAALGAVGSYFPVGILYWVGVTLIGAMLAFEHSLVSPDDLSRVNAAFFTVNGAVSIIFLGLNLADRLL